ATGAGCAGTATTCCTTCTGCCACAACGAACTACCTTTTCCCGTTCTTTTTTAAGAATATCCATGTGATTTGCCCGCATGTAATTTGTCTCTTCCACGCATTTGCCTGGTTTATGAATTACCATGTCAGGTTTTGGCACTTTGTGACCTACTCCTCCACGCAAGACATTCAATAACACCGGGGATGTAATTATTACTAAAAAGATTAGGACGCCGATGATAGCTAATAGCTTTTTCACAATTATCCTCCAGTCAGACGAGTCCGACAAGTCAGATCTGTATAGCCTTTGAGACAAGTTGATGGACACCGCCAACCATCTCCATTGGCAAGCCATATTTAGGGAATACGGCGGTGAACTGGGCTTTACAGACAGCACAAATAAGGGCGAAGAAATTTACTCCGTGGCTATCCACCACTTGTTTTAAGGCTTGCATTCTGGGCATTACCCCGGCTACCCGCACTTGCATAAGTTCATCTGTAAGTAAGCCGGCACCTGCCCCACAGCAAAATGTATTTTCTTTAATCGTTTCCTCCGCCATATCCACATATTTATTACAAACCGCTTTAATCAATGCCCTGGGGATTTCAAATTGACCACCTGCACAATTACCCATTCTGGATGCCCGGGCAACATTACAGGAATCATGGAATGTTACGCTGAACTCGTCATTTGCCGATTTATCAATCTTCAACACCCCACGATTTATCAAATCCATAGTGAACTCACAAATATGTTGTGGTCCCGGATATTTTGGGTCAAGGGTATCAAACGGACCAACCAATGTATTCCAGAAGCTGTAGGCAACCCGCCAGGCATGACCACATTCACCTACAATAAGTCGTTTTACCTTTAAATTGCGGACTGCATCGGCAATTCTTTGGGAAACCTTCTGCATAATACTATAATTTCCGATAAACATCCCAAAGTTACCAAACTCAGCCGCATGGGAACTTATTGTCCAACTTATTCCAGCCTGATGGAAGACCTTGGCGTAACCAATTAATGATTCTATATGAGGTGAGGCAAAGAAATCCGCAGAAGGGGTAACCAAAAGTATCTCTGCTCCCTCCTCATCCATCGGCAGCCGAACATCTACACCTGTGGCTTCCTTTATCTCTTCCTCAACAAATTCAAGGGTATTCTTCAAAGCATTTGGCTGAAGCCCTAAATTATTGCCTATGGTTAAAACCTTGCCTAAAACCTCTGTGGTATATTTCTGCCCGACACCTATGGCATCCATTATTTCCCTTGCCGCCATGCAAATCTCAGCGGTATCTATACCATAAGGGCAATAAACAGAACATCTTCGGCATTGGGAACACTGATAAAAATAGACATACCATTCATTCAGCACATCCTCGGTCAAATCCTCAGCATTAGCCAATTTACCGAGCATCTTACCTGCCGGGGTAAAATATCTACGATAGACCTTCCTCAATAACTCCTGTCTGGCTACCGGCATATTCTTTGGGTCTTTGGTACCGAGGAAGAATTGGCATTTATCCGCACACGAACCACATCTGACGCAAGTGTCTAAATAGACCTGAAGGGACTTATACTTTTTTAGCAGTTCACCCATTTTGGCAATAGCCTTTTGCCTCCAATCCTCCACCCGCTGAGTTGGAAAGCCAAGGATAGCCATATCCTTTTCCTTGCATGGATAGCTTCTGAACTTATCGCCGGAAGCCGCCCCTTCTTTAATCCTGGGTATCTCGATTCTACCTGTAATTTCAGGAATTTCTATTTCTACCTTCGCCATTTTAATTCATCCTTATTACTAATTTCGAATGTCGAATGTTGAATTTATTTTCAATTCGACATTCGACATTAGTAATTCAATCCCACGGATTCACATGCCGTTTTTCCCTTGAATTATCTACCTGATGTCTGGTTGGGCTAAAGAATATTCCACCGGCATGCATTAATTTGCTAAACGGAAAATAGATAAGCAAAATCAATATCAATGTAAGATGTATCAAAAATATTGGGTTTGTCGGCACTGCCTCAGGCTTGAAGGAAATCAAGCCTAATGTAAATGCCTTGACACTAACCAAATCAGGTCGGGTGATATATTTAAGCAAAACACCACTGGCGCCAATGCAAAATATAAGTGCCAGGATAAAATAATCCGCTAAGATAGATATGTAGGCTGTTTGGTCGATAAATATCCTTCGTAGTCCAAGATACCCAATAGCCAAAAGGAGGATATAGCCGGCATAATGTCCTATATTTTGGAAGAATACCTGAAAATACATCAGGCACTCCGGCACAGGATGGATAAAATATCTGGTATGACTGATTAAAATCACAAGCAGTGATGCATGAAGAACAGCACCACCAAGCCAGATAAATTTATTGCCTTTGAACAAACTGCGGAAGAATAATGCCTCGCAAGCGACACGAATGCCCGCTCCAAAGGCAGTGGTAGGGGCTGGAGTAGTAGGAATTTTAAGTGGGGATGGGGTTGCTCCATATTTCCAAATCTTAGTCAGGAAACCAAGAATAAAAATAGCTATAGCTATGTAAGTAAAGATAGTATAAAATACCGTTAAAGGATTCACAGCTACCTCCTTTAATTTTAGATTTTGAATTGAAATCTTTCCGAAATCTAAAATCCGCAATCCAAAATTTCTTCCTTATACACAACCTGTCGGTTTAGGAAGTCCTGCAATCTTACATGCCTGCTTGGCTGGTCCAGCAGGAAAAAGCTCATAAAGATATTTGTTATTGCCTTTTTCAGGGCCAAACATCTTTGCCATCTCTTTTATCAAAATCTTAATCATCGGTGCAATCTGATACTCTTTATAATAACTCTTTAAGAAATTCACTACTTCCCACTGTTTCTCATCCATCTCAATATCTTCTGTTTTGGCAATCTCCAGAGCTATCTCTTCGTTCCAATCATCAAGATTCAGAAGATACCCCTCTTCGTCTGTCTCATAAAATTTCCCCTTTAATTCAAATCCTTCCATAATTTTTACCTCCTTTCCTTTTTTTATTTATATCACAGTAATTTAAATATAGTAAATTAAAAAATTTTTATAGTCCGATAAATAAAATTAATAAACCTTCCTCTTTTTCACACACCTTTGAATAAAGGCAACAAATTGGGATGCCCACTGAGGAACACCAACACTGTGTAAATGGGTATAGCCGGCGATAACATTTTTATAGATAATTCCATCGTGAGAACCATCTATACCTTTGCCACGAATAACCCTGAAAGCAAAATCCAACCCCTGTGGATTAATAATTTGTGAATAGTGGAATTCATGTCCGGGGATTTCTCCATCAAAGCAAAACCAGTTAGACTTACCTGTTTGTTCCAAAGTTACATAACCATGTCCTTGTGGTTTTTCATAGACCTTGACATCACAGGGTAGAGCACCAACCATCTCTTTAGTTGTCCCGTTGTAGGATATACTTTTGGCTAAATACATCAAACCACCGCATTCAGCATAAACAGGCATACCTTGTTCTATTGCGGTTTGAATCTCCTGCCGCAGAATTCTATTTTCTGACAGGGTTTCTATAAACATCTCCGGGAAACCACCGCCAAAGTATAAACCGTCCACCTCCGGTAACCGACTATCCGTCAAGGTATTAAACGGTATAAGTTCTGCTCCTGCCTGCTGAAGTGCAACTAAGTTCTCAGGATAGTAAAAGGTAAATGCCGTGTCCCTGGCTATTCCAAGTCGCACGGTTGGGGAAGAGAAATATCCCCCGCTGGCGGGGGTTAGGGGGTGGATTCCGTTCTGTTCTAATTCAGGCAAAAAAGGGGAGGATTGCCTCACTGCTGATGCAGATAGTTTCAGCACCGCATCTAAATCTACATATCTTTTCACGGCATTAGCGAGAGATTCAATTATCGGCATTAACCGGAAATCCTCTTTTAGGGGCATTAATCCTAAATGCCGTTCTTTAATCTCAATCTCATCTAATTTTGGTAAAACACCCAATACCTCTACATCGCAGTATTGAGTAATAGCGGATTTTAGCTTTTCTTCATGCCGTGTGCCGGCAACCTTATTTAATATAATGCCTCTGATTAAATTATCCGGCTCAAATTGTTGATAACCAAGCAAAAGGGGTGCTATCCCTCGTGTCATTCGACTTGCATCTATAACTAAGATAGCAGGTGCTTTCAATAGTTTAGATAGATATGAGGTGCTGTCCTTGCCTTCCCTGTCCAAGCCATCATAGAAGCCCATATTTCCTTCTATAACGCTCAAATCAGCATCCTGACCGGCTAATTGAAAAACCTCAATGAGTTTTTCCTCACCCATCATAAAGAAATCTAAATTATGGCATTGGGTCTTGGCAGCCGCAGTCAACCACATCGGGTCGATATAATCAGGCCCTTTTTTAAAGGGCGCCACCTTCAAACCTTGTTCTTTTAGTGCGGCACATAACCCTATGGAGATGGTTGTCTTACCCGAACTTCTCCCTGGGGCAGAGATAATGATTCTCATTTACTCTTCCTTAGTCGTCGTGCCTTTTATAACCCTTATCTTTAGCTTTTCTTCAATATCCTTAGCACTCTGGTCAATATGTTTACATCTCGGTGGCTTGTAGCAACAGGAAGCCAACATAATCACATCTGCCTGCACTAAATCCTTCATCACCTCTGCCTTCTCAAACCTACCCTTACCCGGACAGCCATTACAGGAGCAAAAGGCAACAATAACCGGATTATCAAGCTCTTCAAATCTACCCTTTTTGTTCATACAGGCAAGAAAACAACTAACATGTGAGCTATATTTTGCACAGCCCATATCCCAACGCAATTTGCAGGCAATAATACCTACCTTGGTCATAAATCTACCTCCTTTTAAATCTTTCTGACCAGTCAGACAAGTCAAACTTGTCAGAAAGACACTGTATTCATTTTTACGGCTAATTTTGCCAGGTCATAGACCTTACCGATAAGCCATCGCAGCCTTTCTTTCCGGGCTACCATTAAGGCAATATTCATCTTTTCCTCAAGGTCATTCCTCTCTGCCAGTGGTGGTAAATCCTGAATCCGTTGCGTAAATCCAGAGACCACCTCAGCAAATCGTGCCCCTTCTGCGGCAGAGACCCAATCAAGCATAAATCGTTCATGCTCAATGCTGCATTGCTTAAGCACCTTTTCCACAAAATGCATCTTCTTTTCTGCCTGACAATTACCGTTTTGATAGTGGCAGTCACCCGGATGACAGCCTAGAACAAGCACCCCATCAGCCTTGGACTTAAATGCCCGAAAGATAAAGACAGGATCAATTCGACCTGAACACATCACCCTGATTACCCTCAGATATGGTGGATATTGGATACGAGAAACCCCAGCCATGTCTGCACCAGCATAGGCACACCAATTACATAAAAAACCGATTATTTTAGGTTCAGAGTTTTTAATCCCATGATATTTGCTCCTTTAACTTGTAAGATTAGATAGTGAACTTCTACAAGTAGGCAAATAGTTTCACTCCACCGTCTTTTTCTTTTCTTCCATATTTGTCAACTGAATTCCGTAATCAAGGTTTGATTTCGATACTTCTTTACCTTCGCAAATAATTGTATTTACCCACTTATGCAATTCTATAAGCAATACGAAGATTCCATCAAAATCAACAGGTTCTTCCTCCTCTTGATAAATATCATAACGAAATTCAACAGCAAAAGGAGTCAAAAAACGAATATCTTCTAATTTTTCTGGTAAAATAATACCATGTTTTTTACCCAAGTCTATCAAGTCTGTCAATCGATGAGTAAATGGAACTTCAATCCCCTGATAGGCTAAGACTGCTTTAAGCATCTTCTCAGCCGTTTGCTGAGCATGAAAACCTAAGATTTCTTCAGCAATGTCTGGGTCTTGCCGCCATTTTTCAAGAACAATCATATCTTGAATAGCCTTACACAAAAACATTTCTGCAAGTTTACGATTTTTCATAACACAATCGCCCTTCAGTTTTTGCCCTATACATAACAGTTCCAGGTACATCAGACCATTCGTTAAATGTGGATTCACTCATTACCAAGATATCTACAGGAATACACATTGAACGAATTGCATCATGGAGACGAACCATCTCCTTCCGTCGGCTCTTTAGTACTTGCTCGACGACTAAAAAGTCTAAATCAGATTGCTTTCGAGCATCTCCACGAGCATAGGAACCAAACAAATATATCTTTTGTGGTTTTGCTGCTTT
This region of bacterium genomic DNA includes:
- a CDS encoding nucleotidyltransferase domain-containing protein, translated to MISEEIIKKAIEQLIKAAKPQKIYLFGSYARGDARKQSDLDFLVVEQVLKSRRKEMVRLHDAIRSMCIPVDILVMSESTFNEWSDVPGTVMYRAKTEGRLCYEKS
- a CDS encoding (Fe-S)-binding protein, translating into MAKVEIEIPEITGRIEIPRIKEGAASGDKFRSYPCKEKDMAILGFPTQRVEDWRQKAIAKMGELLKKYKSLQVYLDTCVRCGSCADKCQFFLGTKDPKNMPVARQELLRKVYRRYFTPAGKMLGKLANAEDLTEDVLNEWYVYFYQCSQCRRCSVYCPYGIDTAEICMAAREIMDAIGVGQKYTTEVLGKVLTIGNNLGLQPNALKNTLEFVEEEIKEATGVDVRLPMDEEGAEILLVTPSADFFASPHIESLIGYAKVFHQAGISWTISSHAAEFGNFGMFIGNYSIMQKVSQRIADAVRNLKVKRLIVGECGHAWRVAYSFWNTLVGPFDTLDPKYPGPQHICEFTMDLINRGVLKIDKSANDEFSVTFHDSCNVARASRMGNCAGGQFEIPRALIKAVCNKYVDMAEETIKENTFCCGAGAGLLTDELMQVRVAGVMPRMQALKQVVDSHGVNFFALICAVCKAQFTAVFPKYGLPMEMVGGVHQLVSKAIQI
- a CDS encoding respiratory nitrate reductase subunit gamma gives rise to the protein MNPLTVFYTIFTYIAIAIFILGFLTKIWKYGATPSPLKIPTTPAPTTAFGAGIRVACEALFFRSLFKGNKFIWLGGAVLHASLLVILISHTRYFIHPVPECLMYFQVFFQNIGHYAGYILLLAIGYLGLRRIFIDQTAYISILADYFILALIFCIGASGVLLKYITRPDLVSVKAFTLGLISFKPEAVPTNPIFLIHLTLILILLIYFPFSKLMHAGGIFFSPTRHQVDNSREKRHVNPWD
- a CDS encoding hydrogenase iron-sulfur subunit, which gives rise to MKNSEPKIIGFLCNWCAYAGADMAGVSRIQYPPYLRVIRVMCSGRIDPVFIFRAFKSKADGVLVLGCHPGDCHYQNGNCQAEKKMHFVEKVLKQCSIEHERFMLDWVSAAEGARFAEVVSGFTQRIQDLPPLAERNDLEEKMNIALMVARKERLRWLIGKVYDLAKLAVKMNTVSF
- a CDS encoding HEPN domain-containing protein, which gives rise to MKNRKLAEMFLCKAIQDMIVLEKWRQDPDIAEEILGFHAQQTAEKMLKAVLAYQGIEVPFTHRLTDLIDLGKKHGIILPEKLEDIRFLTPFAVEFRYDIYQEEEEPVDFDGIFVLLIELHKWVNTIICEGKEVSKSNLDYGIQLTNMEEKKKTVE
- a CDS encoding TusE/DsrC/DsvC family sulfur relay protein, coding for MEGFELKGKFYETDEEGYLLNLDDWNEEIALEIAKTEDIEMDEKQWEVVNFLKSYYKEYQIAPMIKILIKEMAKMFGPEKGNNKYLYELFPAGPAKQACKIAGLPKPTGCV
- the cobB gene encoding hydrogenobyrinic acid a,c-diamide synthase (glutamine-hydrolyzing), whose amino-acid sequence is MRIIISAPGRSSGKTTISIGLCAALKEQGLKVAPFKKGPDYIDPMWLTAAAKTQCHNLDFFMMGEEKLIEVFQLAGQDADLSVIEGNMGFYDGLDREGKDSTSYLSKLLKAPAILVIDASRMTRGIAPLLLGYQQFEPDNLIRGIILNKVAGTRHEEKLKSAITQYCDVEVLGVLPKLDEIEIKERHLGLMPLKEDFRLMPIIESLANAVKRYVDLDAVLKLSASAVRQSSPFLPELEQNGIHPLTPASGGYFSSPTVRLGIARDTAFTFYYPENLVALQQAGAELIPFNTLTDSRLPEVDGLYFGGGFPEMFIETLSENRILRQEIQTAIEQGMPVYAECGGLMYLAKSISYNGTTKEMVGALPCDVKVYEKPQGHGYVTLEQTGKSNWFCFDGEIPGHEFHYSQIINPQGLDFAFRVIRGKGIDGSHDGIIYKNVIAGYTHLHSVGVPQWASQFVAFIQRCVKKRKVY
- a CDS encoding CGGC domain-containing protein; its protein translation is MTKVGIIACKLRWDMGCAKYSSHVSCFLACMNKKGRFEELDNPVIVAFCSCNGCPGKGRFEKAEVMKDLVQADVIMLASCCYKPPRCKHIDQSAKDIEEKLKIRVIKGTTTKEE